A DNA window from Hevea brasiliensis isolate MT/VB/25A 57/8 chromosome 2, ASM3005281v1, whole genome shotgun sequence contains the following coding sequences:
- the LOC110634730 gene encoding geranylgeranyl transferase type-2 subunit alpha 1 isoform X3, which produces MHGRPRKAPVPEDEAASAAKAEKLRALQSQVLSNHRHKIYTEEALELSTRLVEINPECYTAWNYRKLAFEHNLTRSDSNPNSVKSILEEELRVVEIALRQNFKSYSAWHHRKWVLSKRHSSIEKELWLLEKFQSADPRNFHAWSYRRFIAALMDRSDVDELEYTQNLIDKNISNYSAWHNRSVLLSNLMKKNVEGFTEKDEVLTKEYELVREALFTDEDDQSGWFYHLWLLDQTVKAKSPLLVSSWPAHGSDLILFQDRCLDASSSPFNIFQFDSGTFPLILYFSQAVEGVNSSTVNVEYGSNLNQGLVWKPLSTYKSRAAQAWITHKIGKLTLARLLTAYDALMSSGKLVHSQEILGLYIDLMKLDPPHYQYYKNEHSVVLLQQVMSSRESLLSRCFHYRDLTSSSRGYPMCLRLNKLSLSRIGSFAKLLWVQMLDLSHNELQSIEGLEALQLLIHLSLSENKLSSFTALEPLRQLKSLKSLDISYNEIGARSIDTTRYLCSSPLSNSIGNEWEQDRILVDGVSMTNYWEAFFVLKGLNLTQLDVVGNAIADENFTLFLVRVLPTLKWLDGVQLNLF; this is translated from the exons ATGCACGGACGTCCTCGCAAAGCCCCAGTACCAGAAGACGAAGCAGCTTCGGCGGCCAAAGCAGAGAAGCTACGCGCTCTCCAGTCTCAAGTCCTTTCTAATCACCGCCATAAAAt tTATACTGAGGAAGCTCTAGAGCTTAGCACAAGGCTTGTCGAGATCAATCCGGAATGTTACACTGCTTGGAATTATAGAAAGCTTGCCTTTGAACACAATCTGACTCGGTCCGACTCCAATCCTAACTCAGTCAAGTCAATTCTCGAGGAAGAGCTTCGAGTG GTAGAGATTGCGCTGAGgcaaaattttaaatcatattcGGCTTGGCATCATCGCAAGTGGGTGCTAAGTAAACGGCATTCTTCAATAGAGAAGGAGTTGTGGCTTTTGGAAAAGTTCCAAAGTGCTGATCCTCGAAATTTTCATGCGTGGAGTTATCGGAG ATTTATAGCAGCATTGATGGACAGATCAGATGTGGATGAATTAGAGTACACCCAGAATCTAATTGATAAGAATATCAGTAATTATTCTGCTTGGCACAATCGAAG TGTTCTTCTGTCTAATTTGATGAAGAAAAATGTAGAAGGTTTTACTGAAAAAGATGAGGTTTTAACCAAGGAGTATGAATTAGTACGTGAAGCTCTTTTTACAGATGAAGATGATCAAAGTGGTTGGTTTTATCATCTTTGGCTTCTTGACCAAACTGTTAAAGCTAAGTCTCCTCTGCTGGTTTCTTCATGGCCTGCTCATGGCTCTGATCTCATTCTTTTTCAAGACAGATGCCTGGATGCTTCTTCTTCTCCATTCAATATATTCCAATTTGATTCAGGAACATTTCCACTGATTCTTTACTTTAGTCAGGCTGTTGAAGGTGTAAACTCATCTACGGTCAACGTTGAATATGGATCTAACTTGAATCAGGGTCTTGTTTGGAAACCTCTTTCAACATATAAGTCTAGGGCTGCCCAAGCTTGGATTACACA TAAAATTGGAAAACTTACACTGGCAAGACTGTTGACTGCTTATGACGCATTAATGTCTTCTGGCAAATTGGTCCATTCTCAAGAAATTCTTGGACTGTATATTGACCTAATGAAGTTGGATCCACCGCATTATCAGTACTACAAAAATGAACATAGCGTGGTTTTATTGCAACAG GTTATGTCTAGTAGGGAATCTCTGCTAAGCCGCTGCTTCCATTATAGGGATTTGACTTCATCAAGCCGTGGCTATCCTATGTGTTTACGACTTAATAAATTATCATTATCTCGAATAGGATCTTTTGCTAAATTATTGTGGGTCCAAATGCTAGACCTGAGTCATAATGAACTTCAATCAATTGAAG GATTGGAGGCTCTGCAGCTACTGATTCATTTGAGTTTGAGTGAGAATAAACTCTCTAGTTTTACTGCATTGGAGCCATTGAGACAGCTGAAGTCATTGAAATCGCTGGATATTTCATACAATGAGATAGGTGCACGCTCTATTGACACTACAAGATATCTGTGTTCATCTCCTTTGTCTAATTCGATTGGAAATGAATGGGAGCAAGATAGAATTTTGGTTGATGGGGTCAGCATGACAAATTATTGGGAAGCCTTTTTTGTGTTGAAAGGCTTGAACTTGACACAATTGGATGTGGTGGGGAATGCCATTGCTGATGAAAATTTTACCTTATTTCTGGTTAGGGTTCTGCCTACACTTAAGTGGCTGGATGGTGTACaattgaatttattttga
- the LOC110634737 gene encoding double-stranded RNA-binding protein 1, which produces MPTNDGFSGVSNCYVFKSRLQEYAQKKGLPTPVYETIKEGPSHEPSFRSTVIVKDVRYDSLPGFFNRKAAEQSAAEVALLELAKSDEVNECISQPVHETGLCKNLLQEYAQKMNYAIPVYQCQKNETPGRTTHFKCTVEIGGIQYIGASAKTKKEAEIKAARTALLAIQSSASDSSHKSIGNHQLTVIPFRKRGAETASVLEEVANVPKAKKSRFKKKMLKKKFSGDKVDHNQGESVGNLDVTMDGQSGSGSGSGSESDKTDASGVQGTAHCLLPTIDVRNLEDGRLVSDSSGGSAADDVAGALTCHISGDFESGLSATVDFTESNHGMSTGISAASNGDATKVSGLTLA; this is translated from the exons ATGCCCACAAACGATGGCTTCTCTG GTGTATCCAATTGCTATGTGTTTAAGAGCCGTTTACAAGAGTATGCACAAAAAAAGGGACTGCCAACCCCTGTGTATGAGACAATCAAGGAAGGCCCTTCACACGAGCCTTCCTTCAGGTCAACAGTGATTGTCAAAGATGTTAGATATGATTCTTTGCCTGGTTTTTTCAATAGGAAGGCTGCAGAGCAGTCAGCTGCAGAGGTTGCTCTATTGGAGTTGGCTAAATCTGATGAAGTCAATGAATGCATTTCCCAGCCTGTT CATGAAACAGGACTTTGCAAAAACTTGCTTCAGGAATATGCACAGAAGATGAATTATGCGATTCCAGTGTACCAGTGTCAAAAGAATGAGACACCTGGTCGAACTACACATTTTAAATGTACTGTTGAGATTGGGGGGATCCAGTACATTGGAGCTTCAGCAAAGACAAAAAAAGAAGCAGAGATCAAAGCTGCTAGGACTGCTTTGTTAGCTATACAGTCAAGTGCTTCTGACTCATCTCATAAATCAATTGGCAACCATCAGTTAACAGTAATTCCATTCAGAAAGAGGGGAGCAGAAACGGCAAGCGTCCTAGAGGAGGTTGCAAATGTTCCCAAGGCGAAGAAGAGTCGATTCAAGAAGAAAATGTTGAAAAAGAAATTCTCTGGCGACAAAGTAGATCATAATCAAGGTGAAAGTGTAGGTAATTTGGATGTTACCATGGATGGCCAATCAGGATCAGGTTCGGGATCAGGGTCTGAGTCAGATAAGACTGATGCATCTGGAGTCCAAGGGACAGCTCATTGTCTGTTACCAACAATTGATGTGAGGAATTTGGAAGATGGGAGATTAGTTTCTGACTCAAGTGGGGGGAGTGCAGCTGATGATGTGGCAGGTGCATTGACTTGCCATATCTCTGGTGATTTTGAAAGTGGATTGTCAGCAACTGTGGATTTTACTGAAAGTAACCATGGGATGTCCACCGGAATATCTGCAGCCTCTAATGGTGATGCAACTAAGGTGTCTGGACTTACCCTTGCTTAG
- the LOC110634730 gene encoding geranylgeranyl transferase type-2 subunit alpha 1 isoform X2: protein MHGRPRKAPVPEDEAASAAKAEKLRALQSQVLSNHRHKIYTEEALELSTRLVEINPECYTAWNYRKLAFEHNLTRSDSNPNSVKSILEEELRVVEIALRQNFKSYSAWHHRKWVLSKRHSSIEKELWLLEKFQSADPRNFHAWSYRRFIAALMDRSDVDELEYTQNLIDKNISNYSAWHNRSVLLSNLMKKNVEGFTEKDEVLTKEYELVREALFTDEDDQSGWFYHLWLLDQTVKAKSPLLVSSWPAHGSDLILFQDRCLDASSSPFNIFQFDSGTFPLILYFSQAVEGVNSSTVNVEYGSNLNQGLVWKPLSTYKSRAAQAWITQLSFPNADLHSLEAYPVEITVGHCQGIISSSGFHYSQSSHFVFTVRVQPVKKELKEGSGVEKISWTDENFYLCEPHFVESNLVAWFHQLCLKNEHEPVANAWQVKIIEEEMKHFCMLSDCKIGKLTLARLLTAYDALMSSGKLVHSQEILGLYIDLMKLDPPHYQYYKNEHSVVLLQQVMSSRESLLSRCFHYRDLTSSSRGYPMCLRLNKLSLSRIGSFAKLLWVQMLDLSHNELQSIEAQVSSKRIPFSEQL, encoded by the exons ATGCACGGACGTCCTCGCAAAGCCCCAGTACCAGAAGACGAAGCAGCTTCGGCGGCCAAAGCAGAGAAGCTACGCGCTCTCCAGTCTCAAGTCCTTTCTAATCACCGCCATAAAAt tTATACTGAGGAAGCTCTAGAGCTTAGCACAAGGCTTGTCGAGATCAATCCGGAATGTTACACTGCTTGGAATTATAGAAAGCTTGCCTTTGAACACAATCTGACTCGGTCCGACTCCAATCCTAACTCAGTCAAGTCAATTCTCGAGGAAGAGCTTCGAGTG GTAGAGATTGCGCTGAGgcaaaattttaaatcatattcGGCTTGGCATCATCGCAAGTGGGTGCTAAGTAAACGGCATTCTTCAATAGAGAAGGAGTTGTGGCTTTTGGAAAAGTTCCAAAGTGCTGATCCTCGAAATTTTCATGCGTGGAGTTATCGGAG ATTTATAGCAGCATTGATGGACAGATCAGATGTGGATGAATTAGAGTACACCCAGAATCTAATTGATAAGAATATCAGTAATTATTCTGCTTGGCACAATCGAAG TGTTCTTCTGTCTAATTTGATGAAGAAAAATGTAGAAGGTTTTACTGAAAAAGATGAGGTTTTAACCAAGGAGTATGAATTAGTACGTGAAGCTCTTTTTACAGATGAAGATGATCAAAGTGGTTGGTTTTATCATCTTTGGCTTCTTGACCAAACTGTTAAAGCTAAGTCTCCTCTGCTGGTTTCTTCATGGCCTGCTCATGGCTCTGATCTCATTCTTTTTCAAGACAGATGCCTGGATGCTTCTTCTTCTCCATTCAATATATTCCAATTTGATTCAGGAACATTTCCACTGATTCTTTACTTTAGTCAGGCTGTTGAAGGTGTAAACTCATCTACGGTCAACGTTGAATATGGATCTAACTTGAATCAGGGTCTTGTTTGGAAACCTCTTTCAACATATAAGTCTAGGGCTGCCCAAGCTTGGATTACACAGTTGAGTTTTCCCAATGCAGATCTCCATTCTTTAGAAGCTTATCCTGTGGAGATTACTGTTGGACATTGTCAAGGAATCATTTCTTCTAGTGGTTTTCATTATAGCCAGTCTTCGCATTTTGTATTTACTGTGCGTGTACAACCTGTCAAAAAAGAACTTAAAGAAGGGTCAGGCGTAGAGAAGATTTCATGGACAGATGAAAACTTTTATCTTTGTGAGCCTCATTTTGTGGAATCAAATCTAGTTGCTTGGTTTCACCAGCTATGTTTAAAAAATGAACACGAGCCAGTGGCTAATGCCTGGCAAGTAAAAATTATAGAGGAAGAGATGAAACACTTCTGTATGTTGTCAGACTG TAAAATTGGAAAACTTACACTGGCAAGACTGTTGACTGCTTATGACGCATTAATGTCTTCTGGCAAATTGGTCCATTCTCAAGAAATTCTTGGACTGTATATTGACCTAATGAAGTTGGATCCACCGCATTATCAGTACTACAAAAATGAACATAGCGTGGTTTTATTGCAACAG GTTATGTCTAGTAGGGAATCTCTGCTAAGCCGCTGCTTCCATTATAGGGATTTGACTTCATCAAGCCGTGGCTATCCTATGTGTTTACGACTTAATAAATTATCATTATCTCGAATAGGATCTTTTGCTAAATTATTGTGGGTCCAAATGCTAGACCTGAGTCATAATGAACTTCAATCAATTGAAG CACAGGTTTCCAGTAAGAGAATTCCTTTCTCCGAACAATTGTAA
- the LOC110634730 gene encoding geranylgeranyl transferase type-2 subunit alpha 1 isoform X1, with amino-acid sequence MHGRPRKAPVPEDEAASAAKAEKLRALQSQVLSNHRHKIYTEEALELSTRLVEINPECYTAWNYRKLAFEHNLTRSDSNPNSVKSILEEELRVVEIALRQNFKSYSAWHHRKWVLSKRHSSIEKELWLLEKFQSADPRNFHAWSYRRFIAALMDRSDVDELEYTQNLIDKNISNYSAWHNRSVLLSNLMKKNVEGFTEKDEVLTKEYELVREALFTDEDDQSGWFYHLWLLDQTVKAKSPLLVSSWPAHGSDLILFQDRCLDASSSPFNIFQFDSGTFPLILYFSQAVEGVNSSTVNVEYGSNLNQGLVWKPLSTYKSRAAQAWITQLSFPNADLHSLEAYPVEITVGHCQGIISSSGFHYSQSSHFVFTVRVQPVKKELKEGSGVEKISWTDENFYLCEPHFVESNLVAWFHQLCLKNEHEPVANAWQVKIIEEEMKHFCMLSDCKIGKLTLARLLTAYDALMSSGKLVHSQEILGLYIDLMKLDPPHYQYYKNEHSVVLLQQVMSSRESLLSRCFHYRDLTSSSRGYPMCLRLNKLSLSRIGSFAKLLWVQMLDLSHNELQSIEGLEALQLLIHLSLSENKLSSFTALEPLRQLKSLKSLDISYNEIGARSIDTTRYLCSSPLSNSIGNEWEQDRILVDGVSMTNYWEAFFVLKGLNLTQLDVVGNAIADENFTLFLVRVLPTLKWLDGVQLNLF; translated from the exons ATGCACGGACGTCCTCGCAAAGCCCCAGTACCAGAAGACGAAGCAGCTTCGGCGGCCAAAGCAGAGAAGCTACGCGCTCTCCAGTCTCAAGTCCTTTCTAATCACCGCCATAAAAt tTATACTGAGGAAGCTCTAGAGCTTAGCACAAGGCTTGTCGAGATCAATCCGGAATGTTACACTGCTTGGAATTATAGAAAGCTTGCCTTTGAACACAATCTGACTCGGTCCGACTCCAATCCTAACTCAGTCAAGTCAATTCTCGAGGAAGAGCTTCGAGTG GTAGAGATTGCGCTGAGgcaaaattttaaatcatattcGGCTTGGCATCATCGCAAGTGGGTGCTAAGTAAACGGCATTCTTCAATAGAGAAGGAGTTGTGGCTTTTGGAAAAGTTCCAAAGTGCTGATCCTCGAAATTTTCATGCGTGGAGTTATCGGAG ATTTATAGCAGCATTGATGGACAGATCAGATGTGGATGAATTAGAGTACACCCAGAATCTAATTGATAAGAATATCAGTAATTATTCTGCTTGGCACAATCGAAG TGTTCTTCTGTCTAATTTGATGAAGAAAAATGTAGAAGGTTTTACTGAAAAAGATGAGGTTTTAACCAAGGAGTATGAATTAGTACGTGAAGCTCTTTTTACAGATGAAGATGATCAAAGTGGTTGGTTTTATCATCTTTGGCTTCTTGACCAAACTGTTAAAGCTAAGTCTCCTCTGCTGGTTTCTTCATGGCCTGCTCATGGCTCTGATCTCATTCTTTTTCAAGACAGATGCCTGGATGCTTCTTCTTCTCCATTCAATATATTCCAATTTGATTCAGGAACATTTCCACTGATTCTTTACTTTAGTCAGGCTGTTGAAGGTGTAAACTCATCTACGGTCAACGTTGAATATGGATCTAACTTGAATCAGGGTCTTGTTTGGAAACCTCTTTCAACATATAAGTCTAGGGCTGCCCAAGCTTGGATTACACAGTTGAGTTTTCCCAATGCAGATCTCCATTCTTTAGAAGCTTATCCTGTGGAGATTACTGTTGGACATTGTCAAGGAATCATTTCTTCTAGTGGTTTTCATTATAGCCAGTCTTCGCATTTTGTATTTACTGTGCGTGTACAACCTGTCAAAAAAGAACTTAAAGAAGGGTCAGGCGTAGAGAAGATTTCATGGACAGATGAAAACTTTTATCTTTGTGAGCCTCATTTTGTGGAATCAAATCTAGTTGCTTGGTTTCACCAGCTATGTTTAAAAAATGAACACGAGCCAGTGGCTAATGCCTGGCAAGTAAAAATTATAGAGGAAGAGATGAAACACTTCTGTATGTTGTCAGACTG TAAAATTGGAAAACTTACACTGGCAAGACTGTTGACTGCTTATGACGCATTAATGTCTTCTGGCAAATTGGTCCATTCTCAAGAAATTCTTGGACTGTATATTGACCTAATGAAGTTGGATCCACCGCATTATCAGTACTACAAAAATGAACATAGCGTGGTTTTATTGCAACAG GTTATGTCTAGTAGGGAATCTCTGCTAAGCCGCTGCTTCCATTATAGGGATTTGACTTCATCAAGCCGTGGCTATCCTATGTGTTTACGACTTAATAAATTATCATTATCTCGAATAGGATCTTTTGCTAAATTATTGTGGGTCCAAATGCTAGACCTGAGTCATAATGAACTTCAATCAATTGAAG GATTGGAGGCTCTGCAGCTACTGATTCATTTGAGTTTGAGTGAGAATAAACTCTCTAGTTTTACTGCATTGGAGCCATTGAGACAGCTGAAGTCATTGAAATCGCTGGATATTTCATACAATGAGATAGGTGCACGCTCTATTGACACTACAAGATATCTGTGTTCATCTCCTTTGTCTAATTCGATTGGAAATGAATGGGAGCAAGATAGAATTTTGGTTGATGGGGTCAGCATGACAAATTATTGGGAAGCCTTTTTTGTGTTGAAAGGCTTGAACTTGACACAATTGGATGTGGTGGGGAATGCCATTGCTGATGAAAATTTTACCTTATTTCTGGTTAGGGTTCTGCCTACACTTAAGTGGCTGGATGGTGTACaattgaatttattttga